Proteins from a single region of Sphingopyxis sp. BSN-002:
- a CDS encoding RNA degradosome polyphosphate kinase, with protein MSIAGGPLRADNDADKALPTFGPERFFNRELSWLAFNRRVMEEARNPAHPLLERLRFLSISGSNLDEFFMVRVAGLKGQQLQGIDDPSADGRSPGQQLAEIEAEVHRLVDQQQSEWQRLHQLLAEQGIVVHGTGSDVEKLRRALRQYFLDQIFPILTPQVLDPAHPFPFIPNRGVGVIFDLERKATGDTVRELVMIPASLPRFVPVPGEAGNFVPIEYLIEIFGDLIFPGFLIRSLGVFRIIRDSDIEIEEEAEDLVRLFRTAIRRRRRGRVILMEIEADMPAEIAAVLNADIQGHEAIVAKIGGFIGLAALSALVDVDRPDLKFPAYSPRFPERIREHGGDCFAAIRSKDIVVHHPYESFDVVLSFLRQAAADPDVVAIKQTLYRAGNQSPVIRALIEAAEAGKSVTAVVELKARFDEEQNLLWANQLERAGVQVVYGFIEWKTHAKISMVVRREGQGYRTYCHFGTGNYHPVTARIYTDLSFFTADPRAGRDAAQLFNYITGYVEPERLELVTMSPLNMRQHLSQLIDAEIAAAKAGLPSGVWAKMNSLVDPDIIDKLYEASAAGVPVELIVRGICCLRPGVPGLSETIRVKSIVGRFLEHSRIWAFANGARLPHQRAKLYISSADWMPRNFDRRVEYMIPIENPTVHDQILDQVLVANLIDNEQSWVLQPDGTYRRLVPGDKPFNLHHYFMNNPSLSGRGTSLHQRQDVPTLDFPMREA; from the coding sequence ATGTCGATAGCCGGCGGCCCCCTTCGCGCAGACAATGACGCCGACAAGGCGCTTCCGACTTTCGGCCCCGAACGTTTCTTCAACCGCGAATTGTCGTGGCTCGCCTTCAACCGGCGGGTGATGGAGGAAGCACGCAATCCCGCGCATCCGCTGCTCGAACGGCTACGCTTCCTGTCGATTTCGGGCAGCAACCTCGACGAATTCTTCATGGTGCGCGTCGCGGGGCTCAAGGGACAGCAACTGCAGGGCATCGACGACCCCTCCGCCGACGGCCGCTCGCCGGGGCAACAACTCGCCGAGATCGAGGCCGAGGTGCATCGCCTCGTCGACCAGCAGCAGAGCGAGTGGCAGCGGCTGCATCAGCTGCTCGCCGAACAGGGGATTGTCGTCCACGGCACAGGTTCGGACGTCGAGAAGCTGCGCCGCGCGCTTCGCCAGTATTTCCTGGACCAGATTTTCCCGATCTTGACTCCGCAGGTGCTGGATCCCGCGCATCCGTTCCCGTTCATTCCGAACCGGGGCGTCGGTGTGATCTTCGATCTGGAACGCAAGGCGACGGGCGATACGGTTCGCGAACTCGTGATGATCCCGGCGTCATTGCCGCGTTTCGTGCCGGTGCCGGGCGAGGCGGGCAATTTTGTGCCGATCGAATATCTGATCGAGATTTTCGGCGACCTGATCTTCCCGGGCTTCCTCATACGCTCGCTCGGCGTGTTCCGCATCATCCGCGACAGCGATATCGAAATCGAGGAAGAGGCCGAGGACCTGGTGCGCCTGTTCCGCACTGCGATCCGCCGCCGCCGCCGCGGCCGCGTGATCCTGATGGAGATCGAGGCCGACATGCCGGCCGAAATCGCCGCGGTGCTCAACGCCGATATTCAGGGGCATGAAGCGATCGTCGCCAAGATCGGCGGTTTCATCGGCCTCGCGGCGCTCTCCGCGCTCGTCGACGTCGACCGCCCCGACCTCAAATTCCCTGCCTATTCGCCACGCTTTCCCGAGCGCATCCGCGAGCATGGCGGCGACTGTTTTGCGGCGATCCGTTCGAAGGACATCGTCGTCCACCATCCTTATGAGAGTTTCGACGTCGTGCTCTCTTTCCTGCGGCAAGCTGCGGCCGATCCCGATGTCGTCGCGATCAAGCAGACGCTCTATCGCGCCGGCAACCAGTCGCCGGTCATCCGTGCGCTGATCGAGGCGGCAGAGGCGGGCAAGTCGGTCACCGCCGTGGTCGAGCTCAAGGCGCGCTTTGACGAGGAGCAGAATCTCCTCTGGGCGAACCAGCTCGAACGCGCCGGGGTGCAGGTCGTCTACGGCTTCATCGAGTGGAAGACACACGCGAAAATCTCGATGGTCGTGCGCCGCGAGGGGCAGGGCTATCGCACCTATTGCCACTTCGGCACCGGCAATTATCACCCGGTTACCGCGCGCATCTATACCGATCTCAGCTTCTTCACCGCGGACCCGCGTGCCGGCCGTGATGCGGCGCAGCTGTTCAATTACATCACCGGCTATGTCGAACCCGAACGGCTCGAACTCGTCACCATGTCGCCGCTCAACATGCGACAGCATCTCTCGCAACTGATCGACGCGGAGATTGCGGCGGCGAAGGCGGGTCTGCCTTCGGGCGTCTGGGCAAAGATGAACAGCCTCGTCGACCCCGACATCATCGACAAGCTCTATGAGGCCAGCGCCGCGGGCGTGCCCGTCGAACTGATCGTCCGCGGTATCTGCTGCCTGCGCCCCGGCGTTCCCGGCCTGTCGGAGACGATCCGCGTCAAATCGATCGTCGGCCGCTTCCTCGAGCACAGCCGCATCTGGGCCTTTGCGAACGGCGCGCGTCTCCCGCACCAGCGCGCGAAGCTCTACATCTCCAGCGCCGACTGGATGCCGCGCAACTTCGATCGCCGCGTCGAATATATGATCCCGATCGAGAATCCGACCGTCCACGACCAGATCCTCGACCAGGTGCTCGTCGCGAACCTGATCGACAACGAGCAGAGCTGGGTGCTCCAGCCCGACGGGACGTACCGGCGCCTTGTCCCGGGCGACAAACCGTTCAACCTGCACCATTATTTCATGAACAACCCGTCGCTGTCAGGCCGTGGCACGTCGCTTCACCAGCGCCAGGACGTTCCGACGCTCGACTTTCCGATGCGCGAGGCCTGA
- a CDS encoding alpha/beta hydrolase, giving the protein MSEPREHRQETPDGAICWFEWGEPGQGPSVLLLHATGFHARLWDQVVAALPAGTHVIAPDHLGHGRSAKPASLSEWAITADALLPLVDRFAGTKLVGCGHSMGSYVLSRLAAERPDAFAHLFLIDPVIMDPVFYAHAADQPVPDASEHPVSRRRNRWDGWETMFASFAERPPYAHWQPEVLADYCRYGLLPAADGEGWELACPPRLEASVYLGAAHTDPYAWLGHITAPSTVIRARTGERSGNLDFSVSPSWPGLGARLGAVRDEQWAEHSHFIPMEVPQRLADLIAAAL; this is encoded by the coding sequence ATGAGCGAGCCCCGGGAGCACCGGCAGGAAACGCCGGACGGCGCCATCTGCTGGTTCGAATGGGGTGAGCCGGGGCAGGGGCCTTCGGTGCTCCTGCTCCACGCGACGGGCTTCCACGCGCGCCTCTGGGACCAGGTCGTCGCGGCACTGCCCGCGGGCACGCATGTCATTGCGCCCGATCATCTCGGGCACGGGCGCAGCGCCAAGCCCGCATCGCTCTCCGAATGGGCGATCACCGCCGACGCGCTGCTGCCGTTGGTCGATCGCTTCGCCGGCACGAAGCTCGTTGGCTGCGGGCACAGCATGGGCAGCTATGTGCTGAGCCGCCTCGCGGCCGAGCGCCCCGATGCGTTCGCGCATCTCTTCCTGATCGACCCGGTGATCATGGATCCCGTTTTCTACGCGCACGCGGCGGACCAGCCGGTGCCCGACGCGTCGGAACATCCCGTGTCGCGCCGCCGCAACCGCTGGGACGGCTGGGAAACGATGTTCGCCAGCTTCGCCGAGCGCCCGCCTTACGCGCATTGGCAACCGGAAGTCCTCGCCGACTATTGCCGCTATGGCCTGCTTCCTGCCGCAGATGGTGAGGGCTGGGAACTCGCCTGCCCACCGCGGCTCGAGGCTTCCGTCTACCTCGGCGCCGCGCACACCGATCCCTATGCGTGGCTCGGCCACATCACCGCGCCGTCGACCGTTATCCGCGCTCGCACCGGCGAGCGTTCGGGCAATCTCGATTTCTCGGTCAGCCCGTCCTGGCCCGGCCTCGGCGCGCGGCTCGGGGCGGTACGCGACGAGCAATGGGCCGAGCATAGCCATTTTATCCCGATGGAAGTGCCGCAGCGCCTCGCCGACCTGATCGCCGCCGCGCTTTGA
- the mtgA gene encoding monofunctional biosynthetic peptidoglycan transglycosylase, translated as MATRPRAKSRKLPWYLRPFKWLLWFIAISVVWVVIYAVVPPPVTITMLTDGNGITKDWTSLSNIDRNMVRAAIAAEDGKFCSHDGFDRQAIEQAIERNAKGKRMRGGSTISQQTAKNVFLWQGSGWTRYIRKVPEVWFTFLIEKIWGKRRIMEVYLNVAETGLGTYGVEAGAQRYFKHGASKLTPQEAARIAAILPLPKKREAVSPSGFTRRYGNSIRARIGVVGRDGLDGCIYK; from the coding sequence ATGGCAACCCGTCCCCGCGCGAAGTCGCGCAAGCTTCCCTGGTATCTGCGGCCGTTCAAATGGCTCCTCTGGTTCATCGCGATCTCGGTCGTCTGGGTCGTGATTTACGCGGTGGTACCGCCACCGGTGACGATCACGATGCTGACAGACGGCAACGGGATCACCAAGGACTGGACCAGCCTGTCGAACATCGACCGAAACATGGTGCGCGCCGCGATCGCGGCGGAAGATGGCAAATTCTGCAGCCACGATGGTTTCGACCGTCAGGCGATCGAGCAGGCGATCGAACGCAACGCCAAGGGCAAGCGGATGCGTGGCGGATCGACGATCAGCCAGCAGACCGCGAAGAATGTCTTCCTGTGGCAGGGCAGCGGCTGGACGCGCTACATCCGCAAGGTTCCCGAGGTGTGGTTCACTTTCCTGATCGAAAAGATCTGGGGCAAGCGGCGGATCATGGAAGTCTATCTGAACGTCGCCGAGACCGGGCTCGGCACCTATGGCGTCGAAGCGGGGGCGCAGCGCTATTTCAAGCACGGCGCATCGAAGCTGACCCCGCAGGAGGCCGCGCGCATCGCCGCGATCCTGCCGCTGCCAAAGAAGCGCGAGGCGGTGAGCCCTTCCGGGTTCACGCGGCGGTACGGCAATTCGATCCGGGCGCGGATCGGGGTTGTGGGGCGCGATGGGCTGGACGGGTGCATCTACAAGTAG
- a CDS encoding transporter — protein sequence MPFRTMALIAALASAAPALAAEARDLCPDRPGLGTPACTVEAGQLVFELGLADWTREDDGPQRTDTILAGEGLLRIGLTSTLEAQIGWTTIGHVRERNAIAGTVEGRTRTGDVTFALRQNLRNPDGSGFSIAAMPYASVPTGGSGVGAGDWGAGLLVPVSIEAGSVSIGLTPHVDAAVDGDGNGRHLAYGTVAGIGFDLSGDASMAAELSVTRDRDPAGRSTELLAGLSAGWQPDDDSQWDIGANLGLNHDSPDLQLYAGYVRRF from the coding sequence ATGCCGTTTCGAACGATGGCGCTGATCGCGGCGTTGGCGTCCGCCGCCCCGGCGCTCGCCGCGGAGGCGCGCGACCTCTGTCCGGATCGCCCGGGGCTGGGAACCCCGGCCTGCACTGTGGAGGCGGGACAGCTGGTCTTCGAACTCGGCCTTGCCGACTGGACCCGCGAGGACGACGGCCCGCAGCGAACCGACACGATTCTCGCGGGCGAGGGTTTGCTGCGCATCGGGCTGACGTCGACGCTCGAGGCGCAGATCGGCTGGACGACCATAGGGCATGTTCGCGAGCGCAACGCGATCGCCGGTACTGTCGAAGGGCGGACCCGCACCGGCGACGTCACCTTCGCACTGCGCCAGAATCTCCGCAATCCCGACGGATCGGGTTTTTCGATCGCCGCAATGCCCTATGCTAGCGTGCCGACCGGCGGTAGCGGCGTCGGCGCGGGGGACTGGGGCGCGGGACTGCTCGTTCCGGTAAGCATCGAGGCCGGATCGGTGTCGATCGGCCTGACACCGCATGTCGACGCGGCGGTCGATGGCGACGGGAACGGACGTCATCTCGCCTATGGCACGGTTGCGGGTATCGGTTTCGACCTGTCCGGCGACGCCTCGATGGCCGCCGAACTTTCCGTTACCCGCGATCGGGATCCCGCCGGACGCAGCACGGAACTGCTCGCGGGGCTTTCGGCGGGCTGGCAGCCGGACGACGACAGCCAATGGGATATCGGCGCCAATCTCGGTCTCAACCACGACAGCCCGGACCTTCAGCTTTATGCGGGCTATGTACGGCGTTTCTGA
- the aspS gene encoding aspartate--tRNA ligase: protein MHAYRTHTCADLRAANVGEEVRLSGWVHRTREHANVLFVDLRDHYGITQIVVETGSDLYPTVNAQGPESVLTFTGKVAARSPETLNPKLATGEIEIYPSAVTVQSSADRLPLPVFGETEYPEEIRLTNRFLDLRRERLHKNIVLRSNVISSLRRRMIDQGFTEFQTPILTASSPEGARDYLVPSRVHPGKFYALPQAPQMFKQLLMVAGFDRYFQIAPCFRDEDARADRSPGEFYQLDFEMSFVTQDDVFNAIEPVLHGVFEEFADFDGKGRTVSPLPFQRIPYRESMLKYGSDKPDLRNPLLVHDVGDFFKGSGFGRFATMVEEGQVVRAVAAPETHEKSRKFFDEMNSWAQSEGFPGLGYATQKDGVFGGPIANNHGQEGMKAIADAMGLGPNDGIFFAAGVEAKAAKLAGLARTRVADQLNLIDKSRFEFCWIVDFPMFEADEDTGKIDFSHNPFSMPQGEMDALTNKDPLDILAYQYDIVCNGVELSSGAIRNHRPDIMYKAFEIAGYSQQDVDTNFAGMINAFKFGAPPHGGSAPGVDRIVMLLADEPNIREVIVFPMTQKAEDLMMGAPAPVSEKQLKELSIRLVDGPKS, encoded by the coding sequence ATGCACGCCTATCGTACCCACACCTGCGCCGACCTTCGCGCCGCCAACGTCGGCGAGGAAGTCCGCCTCTCGGGCTGGGTGCACCGGACGCGCGAGCATGCGAATGTGCTCTTCGTCGATCTTCGCGACCATTATGGCATCACCCAGATCGTGGTGGAGACCGGTTCGGACCTCTATCCGACGGTCAACGCGCAGGGGCCCGAGTCCGTTCTGACGTTCACGGGCAAGGTTGCGGCGCGCTCGCCCGAGACGCTGAACCCGAAGCTCGCGACCGGCGAGATCGAAATCTACCCGAGCGCGGTGACGGTGCAGTCGTCGGCTGATCGCCTGCCGCTGCCGGTGTTCGGCGAGACCGAATATCCCGAGGAAATCCGCCTCACCAACCGCTTCCTCGATCTCCGCCGCGAGCGGCTGCACAAGAATATCGTGCTGCGCTCGAACGTGATTTCGTCGCTGCGCCGCCGGATGATCGATCAAGGGTTCACCGAATTCCAGACGCCGATCCTGACCGCGAGCAGCCCCGAGGGCGCGCGCGACTATCTGGTTCCGAGCCGCGTCCACCCCGGTAAATTCTACGCGCTGCCGCAGGCGCCGCAGATGTTCAAGCAGCTGCTGATGGTCGCGGGCTTCGACCGCTATTTCCAGATCGCGCCCTGCTTCCGCGACGAAGATGCGCGCGCCGACCGTAGCCCGGGCGAATTCTACCAGCTCGATTTCGAGATGAGCTTCGTCACGCAGGACGATGTCTTCAATGCGATCGAACCCGTCCTGCATGGCGTGTTCGAGGAATTCGCCGATTTCGACGGCAAGGGTCGCACCGTCTCGCCGCTGCCGTTCCAGCGCATTCCCTACCGCGAATCGATGCTGAAATATGGCAGCGACAAGCCCGACCTGCGCAACCCGCTGCTCGTCCATGACGTGGGCGATTTCTTCAAGGGTTCGGGCTTCGGCCGCTTCGCGACGATGGTCGAGGAAGGGCAGGTCGTCCGCGCCGTCGCCGCCCCCGAAACGCACGAGAAGAGCCGCAAATTCTTCGACGAAATGAACAGCTGGGCACAGTCGGAAGGTTTCCCGGGCCTCGGCTATGCGACGCAGAAGGACGGCGTGTTCGGCGGCCCGATCGCCAACAACCATGGTCAGGAAGGCATGAAGGCGATCGCCGACGCGATGGGTCTCGGCCCGAACGACGGCATCTTCTTCGCCGCGGGCGTCGAGGCAAAGGCCGCGAAGCTCGCCGGCCTCGCGCGCACCCGCGTCGCCGATCAGCTCAACCTTATCGACAAGAGTCGCTTCGAATTCTGCTGGATCGTCGACTTCCCGATGTTCGAGGCCGACGAGGACACCGGCAAGATCGATTTCAGCCACAATCCCTTCTCGATGCCGCAGGGCGAGATGGACGCGCTGACGAACAAGGATCCGCTCGATATCCTCGCCTATCAGTATGACATCGTCTGCAACGGCGTCGAACTGTCGTCGGGCGCGATCCGGAACCACCGCCCCGACATCATGTACAAGGCGTTCGAGATCGCCGGCTACAGCCAGCAGGATGTCGATACGAACTTCGCCGGCATGATCAATGCCTTCAAATTCGGCGCGCCGCCGCACGGCGGCTCAGCGCCGGGCGTCGACCGCATCGTGATGCTGCTCGCCGACGAACCGAACATCCGCGAAGTGATCGTCTTCCCGATGACGCAGAAGGCCGAGGACCTGATGATGGGCGCCCCGGCGCCGGTCAGCGAAAAGCAGCTCAAGGAACTCAGCATCCGGCTCGTCGACGGCCCGAAGAGCTAA
- the rnd gene encoding ribonuclease D, translating into MQVHPLIETSAALVEFVDLIKGSDFIAVDTEFMRENTFWPELCLIQVADSEHAAAIDPMAPGIDMKPLLDLLVNNEDVLKVFHAGGQDVEIIFNLTGKTPHPIFDTQIGQMALGQAEQVGYSNLVEAWIGIQLDKGARFTDWSRRPLDKRQIDYAIGDVTHLAKIFPMMLKKLVKTGRGHWLDEEMEKLADPSNYNLDPDDAWQRIKVPSRKPDVLGRLQALAAWREREARSKNLPRGRIVKDETLADLAAHPPKDQDGLGRVRGLSATWKSNDIGGRLMDALANAKNMAKDDMPDRAPRGPGLGKEGVLVADLLKLLLKIRARELNVAARLIARSDDLEALAAGSRNDIPMMQGWRYDVFGHAALDLVEGRMGFAVVNGKLVMSEIDAAAATEV; encoded by the coding sequence ATGCAAGTCCATCCGCTCATCGAAACCAGCGCAGCGCTCGTCGAATTTGTCGATCTGATCAAAGGCAGCGATTTCATCGCGGTCGATACCGAATTCATGCGCGAAAACACCTTCTGGCCCGAGCTGTGCCTGATCCAGGTGGCCGACAGCGAGCATGCCGCGGCGATCGATCCGATGGCTCCCGGGATCGACATGAAACCCCTGCTCGACCTGCTGGTGAACAATGAGGATGTGCTGAAGGTCTTTCATGCCGGCGGGCAGGATGTCGAAATCATCTTCAACCTGACCGGCAAGACGCCGCATCCGATCTTCGACACGCAGATCGGCCAGATGGCGCTGGGTCAGGCCGAACAGGTCGGCTATTCGAACCTGGTCGAGGCGTGGATCGGTATCCAGCTCGACAAGGGCGCGCGCTTTACCGACTGGAGCCGCCGCCCGCTCGACAAGCGACAGATCGACTATGCGATCGGCGACGTGACGCATCTCGCGAAGATTTTCCCGATGATGCTGAAGAAGCTGGTCAAGACGGGCCGCGGCCACTGGCTCGACGAGGAAATGGAAAAGCTCGCCGATCCGTCGAACTATAATCTCGATCCCGACGACGCATGGCAGCGGATCAAGGTGCCGTCGCGCAAGCCCGACGTGCTCGGCCGGCTGCAGGCGCTCGCCGCGTGGCGCGAGCGCGAGGCGCGGAGCAAGAATCTGCCGCGCGGCCGCATCGTCAAGGACGAGACGCTCGCCGATCTCGCCGCGCATCCGCCGAAGGATCAGGACGGGCTCGGCCGCGTCCGCGGGCTGTCGGCGACGTGGAAGTCGAACGACATCGGCGGGCGGCTGATGGACGCCCTCGCCAATGCGAAGAATATGGCGAAAGACGACATGCCCGACCGCGCGCCGCGGGGGCCGGGGCTCGGCAAGGAAGGCGTGCTCGTCGCCGACCTGTTGAAGCTGCTCCTCAAGATCCGGGCGCGCGAGCTCAATGTGGCGGCGCGGCTGATCGCGCGGAGCGACGATCTTGAGGCGCTGGCCGCGGGGTCACGCAACGATATTCCGATGATGCAGGGCTGGCGATACGACGTGTTCGGTCACGCTGCGCTCGATCTGGTCGAGGGCCGCATGGGCTTTGCCGTCGTCAACGGCAAGCTGGTGATGAGCGAGATCGACGCGGCCGCCGCGACCGAAGTCTAG
- a CDS encoding J domain-containing protein has translation MSRAKRSDDWGFPRWRPYGSSRETQKVRLCDRHGCTNPGNCPAPKSPNSPERWYFCETHAAEYNRGWDYFAGLSAEDAAARAAEEAAGARSYARAQHYAWGGSGDGSRSADEMRALELLGLDPDADFDATKKAWRAYAKECHPDVKPDDAEAAKRFAAGQAAFEVLKQAEERKSWKPA, from the coding sequence ATGAGCCGCGCCAAGAGATCCGACGACTGGGGTTTTCCCCGCTGGCGCCCCTATGGCTCGTCGCGCGAGACGCAGAAGGTGCGCCTGTGCGACCGCCACGGTTGCACCAACCCCGGCAACTGCCCCGCGCCCAAGTCGCCGAACAGCCCCGAACGCTGGTATTTCTGCGAAACACACGCCGCCGAATATAATCGCGGCTGGGACTATTTCGCGGGCCTCAGCGCCGAGGACGCCGCGGCGCGCGCCGCCGAAGAGGCCGCAGGCGCGCGCAGCTATGCCCGGGCGCAGCATTATGCCTGGGGCGGATCGGGCGACGGCAGCCGCAGCGCCGACGAAATGCGCGCGCTCGAACTGCTCGGCCTCGACCCCGACGCCGATTTCGACGCGACGAAAAAGGCGTGGCGTGCCTATGCGAAGGAATGCCACCCCGACGTGAAGCCTGACGATGCCGAGGCCGCCAAGCGCTTCGCGGCAGGGCAGGCGGCTTTCGAGGTCCTCAAGCAGGCCGAAGAGCGGAAGAGCTGGAAGCCGGCGTAG
- a CDS encoding Ppx/GppA family phosphatase: MALFRSSKQTVHRSAVIDIGSNSVRIVVYEGPARAPAVIFNEKVAAGLGRGLSIDGRIAPEDAERGLLALRRYALLAKHMEVADLQCVATAAVRDAGNGPAFIAAAAEAGLDIRLLSGEEEAEAAGYGVLSAIPDAHGIAVDLGGGSLELAEVANGKVGRRASFPLGVLRLPALRKDGEQAFERAIRKMLKSAGWPGEGLTGLPLYLVGGSWRALSRLDLELTKDPLAVLDQHTLPRTALRRLIRASKRLSFEELRAIPGMASNRAATLPDAAALLAALVNILDVPEMTVSSSGLREGLLYQALDEDTRAQDPLIVAAEFEGRRLARFAPHGRAIADWIAPLFAGEAPADSRVRLAASLLSDVAWSANPDFRADRGTEIGLHGNWRSIDIPGRILLARALYAGFGGADSDFPVMGNLVSADRLERARQWGLAIRLAQRLTGGVEAPLKASGIALVDGKLRLCLDAGWHHLAGESVERRLRILAQALDAKPELVLL, encoded by the coding sequence TTGGCACTTTTCCGTTCCTCGAAGCAGACGGTTCACCGCTCGGCCGTAATCGACATCGGGTCGAACTCGGTCCGCATCGTCGTCTATGAAGGCCCGGCGCGCGCGCCCGCGGTGATCTTCAACGAAAAGGTCGCTGCCGGATTGGGCAGGGGGCTGTCGATCGACGGCCGCATTGCGCCCGAAGATGCCGAACGCGGCCTGCTCGCACTCCGTCGCTATGCGCTGCTGGCGAAGCATATGGAGGTCGCGGATCTGCAATGCGTCGCTACCGCCGCGGTGCGCGACGCCGGAAATGGCCCGGCCTTCATCGCCGCCGCCGCCGAGGCCGGACTCGATATCCGTCTGCTTTCGGGTGAGGAGGAGGCCGAGGCCGCTGGCTATGGCGTGCTCTCCGCCATTCCGGATGCGCATGGCATCGCGGTCGATCTCGGCGGCGGCAGCCTCGAGCTGGCCGAAGTCGCGAACGGCAAGGTCGGCCGCCGCGCCTCTTTCCCGCTCGGCGTGCTGCGTCTTCCCGCGCTCCGGAAGGACGGCGAACAGGCGTTCGAGCGCGCGATCCGCAAGATGCTGAAAAGCGCGGGCTGGCCGGGGGAGGGGTTGACGGGCCTGCCGCTCTATCTGGTTGGCGGCTCGTGGCGTGCACTGTCGCGTCTCGATCTCGAACTGACGAAGGACCCGCTCGCGGTGCTCGACCAGCACACGCTCCCGCGCACCGCGCTTCGCCGGCTGATCCGCGCGAGCAAGCGGCTGAGCTTCGAAGAGCTGCGCGCGATCCCCGGCATGGCGTCGAACCGCGCCGCAACCTTGCCCGACGCGGCGGCGCTGCTCGCCGCGCTTGTCAACATCCTCGACGTGCCCGAAATGACCGTGTCGTCGTCGGGCCTCCGCGAAGGGTTGCTCTATCAGGCGCTCGACGAGGACACGCGTGCACAGGACCCGCTGATCGTCGCCGCCGAGTTCGAGGGCCGCCGCCTCGCGCGTTTTGCGCCGCACGGGCGGGCGATCGCCGACTGGATCGCGCCGCTCTTTGCCGGCGAAGCGCCCGCCGACAGCCGCGTCCGCCTTGCCGCCAGCCTGCTCAGCGACGTCGCCTGGTCGGCGAACCCCGATTTCCGCGCCGACCGCGGCACCGAGATCGGTTTGCACGGCAACTGGCGCAGCATCGATATTCCCGGCCGTATCCTGCTCGCGCGGGCCCTGTATGCCGGCTTCGGCGGTGCCGATTCCGATTTTCCGGTGATGGGCAATCTTGTGAGCGCGGATCGTCTTGAACGGGCGCGCCAATGGGGCCTTGCGATCCGCCTCGCGCAGCGACTGACCGGGGGGGTCGAGGCGCCGCTGAAAGCCAGCGGCATCGCGCTCGTCGATGGCAAGCTGCGCCTTTGCCTCGATGCTGGCTGGCATCATCTGGCAGGCGAATCGGTCGAGCGGCGCCTGCGCATCCTCGCGCAGGCGCTCGATGCGAAGCCGGAGCTTGTGCTGCTCTAG
- a CDS encoding polyphosphate kinase encodes MTIQLSDYETGAKYDGDYGKDIVALEDRLERLQAAHITHDQRSVIMFEGWDAAGKGGIIQRLTASLDPRYFEVWPIAAPNDEEKSRHFLWRFWKRLPGNREISIFDRSWYGRVLVERVEGYATEAEWRKGYDEINEFEAQLTGSRTNLVKLFVHITQKEQDERFADRLNDPWKRWKTGADDYRNRSKRKEYLAAMEEMFQQTDTRWAPWKVIDGNNKKAARVAALTHIVETLEAAVPMTPPDLDPAVVKLAHKAFGFSPKG; translated from the coding sequence ATGACGATCCAGCTTTCCGACTATGAGACCGGCGCCAAATATGACGGCGACTATGGCAAGGATATCGTGGCGCTCGAGGATCGGCTCGAACGGCTGCAGGCCGCGCACATCACCCATGATCAGCGCAGCGTCATCATGTTCGAGGGCTGGGACGCTGCGGGGAAGGGTGGCATCATCCAGCGGCTGACCGCGTCGCTCGATCCGCGCTATTTCGAAGTGTGGCCGATCGCCGCACCGAACGACGAGGAAAAGTCGCGACATTTCCTCTGGCGCTTCTGGAAGCGGCTGCCCGGCAACCGCGAAATCTCGATCTTCGACCGCAGCTGGTACGGCCGCGTCCTCGTCGAGCGCGTCGAGGGCTATGCGACCGAGGCCGAGTGGCGCAAGGGCTATGACGAGATCAACGAGTTCGAGGCACAGCTGACCGGCAGCCGCACGAACCTGGTCAAGCTGTTCGTCCACATCACGCAAAAGGAACAGGACGAACGCTTCGCCGATCGCCTGAACGATCCGTGGAAGCGATGGAAGACCGGCGCCGACGATTATCGCAACCGGTCGAAGCGCAAGGAGTATCTCGCCGCGATGGAGGAGATGTTCCAGCAGACCGACACGCGCTGGGCGCCGTGGAAGGTGATCGACGGCAACAACAAGAAGGCCGCACGCGTCGCCGCGCTGACGCATATCGTCGAAACGCTCGAGGCCGCGGTGCCGATGACCCCGCCCGATCTCGACCCCGCCGTGGTCAAGCTGGCGCACAAGGCCTTCGGTTTTTCGCCGAAAGGCTAG